A genome region from Aurantiacibacter sp. MUD61 includes the following:
- the topA gene encoding type I DNA topoisomerase, with product MQLVIVESPAKAKTIEKYLGKDFKVLASYGHVRDLPPKDGSVRPDEEFAMDWEVYSDQRNRKQVKAIADAAKDSDRLILATDPDREGEAISWHVLELLKKRKALPTNVERVTFNAITKQAVTEAMKSPRELDQDLIDAYLGRRALDYLFGFTLSPVLWRKLPGAKSAGRVQSVALRLICEREREIEVFKADEYWSVTAKMEHDGTAFDGRLVRFDGKKLERLSIGDKGTADAAKKAVEDSRFTVEEVETKPLKRSPAPPFTTSTLQQEAARKLGYSASHTMRCAQSLYEAGAITYMRTDGVQMDMSAIMAARDAISERFSEEYRPEKPRFYQSKAKNAQEAHEAIRPTNFSRDRAGSGDEAKLYDLIYKRAMASQMATAQLERTTVTMRDPTGKHELRATGQVVKFPGFLAVYSESFDDKSDSDDDNLLPVMRKGDSPAKKAVEAVQHFTQPPPRFSEASLVKRLEELGIGRPSTYASTIQTLRDRDYVRMEKNRFFAKDSGRLLTAFLERFFPRYVAYDFTAEMEEELDDVSGGRAEYKTLLSDFWRDFKPKSDEVMERQPSEVTEVLDEFLSDFLFPEREDGHAPRWCPLCAEQGRDGGELHLRGGRYGAFIGCDNYPECTFRRKFGQPGKDDGSDDGAMGEHPDTGEVIERKSGRFGPYVQIGEGKEAKRASIPKDVDDFDLEWAVKLLGLPRIVGQHPETGKDIEAAIGRYGPYLRHDGKYAKLSGTRDVFDVGMNAAVTLLAEAANKGGRGRGSREPLKVLGKTEAGDDVKLMDGRYGPYVTDGNVNATIPKDKDKDSLTLEEALALIAEKAAKRPSKKKRKAPAKKKPAAKKKAPAKKKAGAKK from the coding sequence ATGCAACTCGTCATCGTCGAATCGCCAGCCAAGGCGAAAACCATCGAGAAATACCTGGGCAAGGACTTCAAGGTTCTCGCCAGCTATGGGCACGTCCGCGATTTGCCACCCAAGGATGGGAGCGTCCGCCCGGATGAGGAATTTGCGATGGATTGGGAGGTTTACTCCGACCAGCGCAATCGCAAGCAGGTAAAAGCCATCGCCGATGCGGCGAAGGACAGCGACCGCCTGATCCTCGCAACTGACCCTGACCGCGAAGGCGAGGCGATCAGCTGGCACGTTCTCGAATTGCTGAAAAAGCGCAAGGCGCTGCCGACGAATGTCGAGCGGGTCACGTTCAACGCAATCACGAAGCAGGCGGTCACCGAAGCGATGAAATCGCCGCGCGAGCTCGATCAGGATCTCATCGACGCCTATCTCGGCCGCCGCGCGCTCGATTACCTTTTCGGTTTTACGCTCAGCCCGGTGCTGTGGCGCAAGCTGCCCGGCGCGAAATCGGCGGGACGCGTGCAGTCGGTCGCTCTGCGCCTGATCTGTGAGCGCGAACGCGAAATCGAAGTCTTCAAGGCCGACGAGTATTGGTCGGTCACGGCCAAGATGGAGCATGATGGCACCGCCTTCGATGGCCGTCTGGTTCGCTTCGATGGCAAGAAACTGGAGCGGCTTTCCATCGGCGACAAGGGCACTGCCGACGCCGCGAAGAAGGCTGTCGAGGACAGCCGCTTCACGGTGGAAGAAGTCGAGACCAAACCGCTCAAGCGCAGCCCTGCGCCGCCGTTTACAACCTCTACTCTTCAGCAGGAGGCCGCCCGCAAGCTCGGCTACTCTGCCAGCCACACGATGCGCTGCGCGCAGTCGCTGTATGAAGCGGGCGCGATCACCTACATGCGTACCGACGGTGTGCAGATGGACATGAGCGCGATCATGGCTGCGCGCGATGCGATTTCGGAGCGTTTCTCCGAAGAGTATCGTCCGGAAAAGCCGCGCTTCTACCAGTCGAAGGCGAAGAACGCGCAGGAAGCGCACGAAGCCATTCGTCCCACCAATTTCAGCCGCGATCGCGCAGGCTCGGGTGACGAGGCGAAGCTGTACGATCTGATCTACAAGCGCGCGATGGCGAGCCAGATGGCGACCGCCCAGCTTGAGCGAACCACCGTCACCATGCGCGATCCGACCGGCAAGCATGAATTGCGTGCGACCGGGCAGGTGGTGAAATTCCCCGGCTTCCTCGCAGTGTATTCGGAAAGCTTCGACGACAAATCGGACAGCGACGATGACAATCTGTTGCCGGTGATGCGCAAAGGCGATAGCCCGGCGAAGAAAGCGGTCGAAGCGGTCCAGCACTTCACCCAGCCACCGCCGCGTTTTTCCGAAGCCAGCCTGGTCAAACGGCTTGAGGAGCTCGGCATCGGGCGGCCTTCGACCTATGCCTCGACAATCCAGACGCTGCGTGATCGCGATTATGTGCGCATGGAGAAAAACCGTTTCTTTGCAAAGGATTCGGGCCGTCTTCTGACAGCATTTCTTGAACGCTTCTTCCCCCGCTATGTCGCCTATGACTTCACAGCGGAGATGGAAGAGGAGCTTGACGATGTCTCCGGCGGCCGTGCCGAATACAAGACATTGCTGAGCGATTTCTGGCGCGACTTCAAGCCGAAGAGCGATGAAGTGATGGAGCGGCAGCCTTCGGAAGTGACCGAAGTGCTCGATGAATTCCTGTCCGACTTCCTCTTCCCCGAACGCGAGGATGGCCATGCGCCGCGCTGGTGCCCGCTCTGTGCAGAGCAGGGGCGCGATGGCGGCGAACTCCACCTGCGTGGAGGGCGCTACGGCGCTTTCATCGGCTGCGACAACTATCCGGAATGCACATTCCGCCGCAAATTCGGCCAACCCGGCAAGGATGACGGTTCGGACGACGGCGCAATGGGCGAACATCCGGACACGGGCGAAGTCATCGAGCGCAAGTCTGGCCGTTTCGGCCCCTATGTGCAGATTGGCGAAGGCAAGGAAGCCAAGCGTGCCTCAATTCCCAAGGACGTCGACGATTTCGATCTCGAATGGGCGGTGAAGCTGCTCGGCCTGCCGCGTATCGTTGGCCAGCACCCCGAAACCGGCAAGGATATCGAAGCGGCCATCGGTCGCTACGGACCGTACCTTCGCCACGATGGGAAATATGCCAAACTGTCGGGCACGCGCGATGTCTTCGATGTCGGCATGAATGCAGCCGTCACCTTGCTCGCCGAAGCTGCCAACAAGGGCGGACGCGGACGGGGAAGCCGCGAACCGCTCAAAGTGCTCGGCAAGACCGAGGCTGGCGACGATGTGAAGCTGATGGACGGCCGCTACGGCCCCTATGTCACCGACGGCAATGTCAACGCGACAATCCCGAAGGATAAGGACAAGGACAGCCTGACGCTGGAAGAGGCGCTCGCACTGATCGCCGAGAAAGCGGCCAAGAGACCTTCAAAAAAGAAGCGCAAAGCTCCTGCCAAAAAGAAACCAGCCGCAAAGAAAAAGGCACCCGCGAAGAAGAAGGCCGGTGCGAAAAAGTAA
- the era gene encoding GTPase Era encodes MSQPETKCGLVAVIGAPNAGKSTLVNQLVGQKVAITSAKAQTTRARLLGIALHGDTQILLVDTPGIFEPKRRLDRAMVSAAWEGTTAADAVLLVVDPVKQRRHELMPLLELLKDRPERKILVLNKVDVSKKEPLLELAQELTQIADFAEIYFVSALTGDGVPELKEHLASLMPEGPWHYPEDQVSDASERLLAAEVTREQLYRQLHEELPYDAAVRPESYEQREDGSVEIRQQIVIARDSQKPIVLGKQGRRIKEIGEEARKELSEILGQKVHLFLHVKVDERWAENRELYEEMGLDWVK; translated from the coding sequence ATGAGCCAGCCAGAGACCAAATGCGGCCTGGTCGCCGTGATCGGTGCTCCCAACGCGGGCAAGTCCACCTTGGTCAACCAACTGGTGGGCCAGAAGGTCGCGATCACATCCGCCAAGGCGCAGACAACCCGCGCGCGCCTTCTCGGCATCGCGCTGCATGGGGACACACAGATACTGCTGGTCGATACGCCCGGCATTTTCGAGCCGAAGCGCAGGCTCGACCGCGCAATGGTGAGCGCCGCATGGGAAGGCACTACCGCTGCAGATGCTGTGTTGCTGGTCGTCGATCCAGTCAAGCAGCGCCGCCACGAGCTGATGCCCCTGCTGGAATTGCTGAAAGACCGGCCAGAGCGGAAAATCCTCGTCCTGAACAAGGTTGATGTGAGCAAGAAAGAACCGCTGCTGGAGCTGGCGCAGGAATTGACCCAGATCGCCGATTTTGCGGAGATTTACTTCGTATCCGCGCTGACCGGCGATGGCGTTCCTGAACTCAAGGAGCATCTCGCCTCGCTGATGCCGGAAGGGCCGTGGCACTATCCTGAGGATCAGGTGTCAGATGCCTCCGAACGCCTGCTCGCTGCCGAGGTCACCCGTGAACAGCTCTATCGCCAGCTGCATGAGGAACTTCCCTATGACGCCGCAGTGCGTCCGGAAAGTTATGAACAGCGCGAGGACGGCAGTGTCGAGATCCGCCAGCAGATCGTGATTGCGCGCGATAGCCAGAAGCCCATCGTGCTGGGCAAGCAAGGCCGCCGGATCAAGGAGATTGGCGAGGAAGCACGCAAGGAACTATCCGAAATCCTCGGCCAGAAAGTCCATCTGTTCCTTCACGTGAAGGTCGATGAACGCTGGGCCGAGAACCGCGAATTGTATGAGGAAATGGGCCTCGACTGGGTAAAGTAA
- the rnc gene encoding ribonuclease III, producing the protein MSKLERATRDWLEDIGFAVDDESLWREALTHGSTGEVRDYQRLEFLGDRVLGLTIAHRLYETGRNDEGRMAQRLNALVSKQTCADRAREIGVSDHVIMGKQAREDGAQNSDNVLGDIMEALLGASFLENGFAPTEQLIRDLWDDALKGKTGKSKHPKSALQEWAAGNQRRPPEYEVTDVQGPDHARRFTVKVSVYKVGEVEATASGKRDAETEAAKLFMEKFG; encoded by the coding sequence TTGAGCAAGCTTGAGCGTGCGACGCGTGACTGGCTGGAGGACATCGGCTTTGCCGTCGACGACGAAAGCCTGTGGCGCGAAGCGCTGACCCACGGAAGCACCGGCGAAGTGCGCGATTACCAGCGGCTCGAATTCCTGGGAGACCGCGTACTCGGCCTCACCATCGCGCATAGGCTGTATGAGACCGGCCGGAATGATGAGGGCCGCATGGCGCAGCGCTTGAACGCCCTCGTCAGCAAGCAGACCTGTGCTGACCGCGCGCGCGAAATCGGCGTCTCCGATCATGTCATCATGGGCAAGCAGGCCCGCGAGGACGGCGCGCAGAACAGCGACAATGTACTGGGCGACATTATGGAAGCCTTGCTGGGTGCGAGCTTTCTTGAAAATGGCTTTGCCCCTACAGAGCAGCTGATCCGGGACCTGTGGGACGATGCCTTGAAAGGCAAAACCGGCAAGAGCAAACATCCCAAGAGCGCTCTGCAGGAATGGGCTGCAGGCAATCAGCGCAGGCCGCCCGAGTATGAAGTCACCGACGTGCAAGGCCCCGATCATGCACGCCGCTTCACCGTCAAGGTGAGCGTTTACAAAGTCGGTGAAGTCGAAGCGACCGCCAGCGGAAAGCGCGATGCAGAAACCGAAGCCGCAAAACTGTTTATGGAGAAATTCGGATGA
- the lepB gene encoding signal peptidase I — protein sequence MTEEHIREIDEPAAANSKAEATEEKEDWKSFGWFLVKLVIVVLIFRTFFFTSFNIPSESMMPRLLVGDYLFSQKWSYGYSSASLPFGIDAGDGRIFGSQPDRGDIVIFKHPIDRSDYIKRVIGLPGDTVQMVDGVLHLNSAPVGMERIEDYVLPVTPNHQCRSQRFATTTEDGAPACAYPQFRETLPGGASYNIMDLGELPQDNTAPVVVPEGMLFLMGDNRDNSLDSRFPAEPGRGIGLVPQENLVAEASFMYWSTDGNAEWLLPWTWFSAARWGRIGDGI from the coding sequence ATGACTGAAGAGCATATCAGAGAGATCGACGAGCCCGCCGCTGCGAACAGCAAAGCGGAGGCTACGGAAGAGAAAGAAGACTGGAAAAGCTTCGGCTGGTTCCTGGTCAAACTGGTGATTGTAGTGCTGATTTTCCGCACCTTCTTCTTCACCAGCTTCAACATTCCGTCCGAGAGCATGATGCCGCGCCTGCTGGTAGGCGATTACCTGTTCAGCCAGAAATGGTCATACGGCTACTCCAGCGCCTCGCTCCCCTTCGGAATCGACGCGGGCGACGGGCGGATCTTCGGCAGCCAGCCCGATCGCGGGGACATCGTGATCTTCAAGCATCCGATCGACCGCTCCGACTATATCAAGCGCGTTATCGGTCTGCCGGGCGATACGGTTCAGATGGTCGACGGCGTGTTGCACCTGAACAGCGCGCCTGTCGGGATGGAGCGGATCGAGGATTATGTCCTGCCGGTCACGCCAAACCACCAGTGCCGCAGCCAGCGCTTCGCCACCACCACGGAGGACGGCGCGCCTGCCTGCGCCTATCCGCAGTTCCGCGAGACTCTGCCGGGCGGTGCTTCGTACAACATCATGGATTTGGGCGAACTGCCGCAGGATAATACCGCGCCCGTGGTCGTGCCGGAAGGCATGCTGTTCCTCATGGGCGACAATCGGGACAACTCGCTCGACAGTCGCTTTCCCGCAGAGCCGGGTCGCGGCATCGGCCTTGTGCCGCAGGAAAACCTCGTCGCCGAAGCCAGCTTCATGTACTGGTCCACCGATGGGAATGCCGAATGGCTGTTGCCGTGGACGTGGTTCTCGGCTGCGCGCTGGGGCCGCATCGGGGACGGCATTTGA
- the pgi gene encoding glucose-6-phosphate isomerase, with protein MTLSRDEAWEKVALHPDPTLEELFAEDPNRVDNLATRLELGGDMPGILFDWSKTHLTEDILVDFEELAIASDFDGMRAKMFAGEVVNPTEGRAAEHSALRGVGKDSSVEEAEALRERMRLLVSALHEGAFGEIKHLIHVGIGGSALGPDLAVDALARDLPLVDVHVVSNIDGVALEEAFEACDPQTTFVAVASKTFTTIETMTNAQSALKWLADNGVSDASGRVIALTAAPEKAVEWGVDETRILPFAESVGGRYSLWSSIGFPVAVAVGWEDFQAMLDGAAAVDQHFRDTNGRDNLPLRAAFADLLYARIKGAQTRAVFAYDERLRLLPDYLQQLEMESNGKSVTVDGKPSGPTAPITWGGVGTDAQHAVFQLLHQGTHLVPIDFIASIEPGDTLDAAHHTILLMNCFAQGAALMAGKSSDDPHRNYPGNRPSATILCDDIDAATFGALIAFHEHRTFANAVLMDINPFDQFGVELGKEIAKKIEKGGERFDASTEALLKAAGVG; from the coding sequence TTGACCCTGTCGCGCGATGAAGCCTGGGAAAAGGTCGCTCTCCATCCCGATCCTACGCTGGAGGAATTATTCGCAGAGGACCCGAACCGGGTCGACAACCTGGCAACGCGGCTAGAGCTGGGCGGAGACATGCCGGGCATCTTGTTCGACTGGTCCAAAACGCATCTGACCGAGGATATCCTCGTCGATTTTGAAGAGCTGGCTATAGCGAGCGATTTTGACGGGATGCGTGCGAAGATGTTCGCAGGCGAAGTGGTCAATCCCACGGAAGGACGCGCGGCAGAACACTCCGCGCTGCGCGGTGTGGGCAAGGACAGCTCGGTCGAGGAAGCAGAGGCTTTGCGCGAACGCATGCGGCTCCTCGTCAGCGCTTTGCACGAAGGTGCGTTCGGCGAAATCAAGCACCTGATCCATGTCGGCATCGGCGGCAGCGCACTGGGGCCGGACCTTGCGGTAGATGCGCTCGCGCGGGACCTGCCGCTGGTGGACGTGCATGTCGTTTCCAACATCGATGGTGTGGCGCTGGAAGAGGCTTTCGAAGCCTGCGATCCGCAGACCACATTCGTCGCAGTCGCCTCCAAGACCTTCACCACCATCGAGACGATGACCAATGCGCAGAGCGCGCTCAAATGGCTCGCTGACAATGGCGTTTCCGATGCTAGTGGCCGGGTGATCGCGCTGACTGCTGCGCCGGAGAAGGCCGTCGAATGGGGCGTCGATGAAACCCGCATCTTGCCCTTCGCTGAAAGTGTGGGCGGCCGATATTCGCTGTGGTCCTCCATCGGCTTTCCTGTGGCGGTTGCAGTGGGCTGGGAGGACTTCCAGGCGATGCTCGACGGCGCAGCGGCGGTCGACCAGCACTTCCGCGACACTAACGGGCGCGACAATCTGCCGCTCCGCGCTGCCTTTGCAGACTTGCTCTATGCCCGGATCAAGGGCGCTCAGACCCGTGCGGTGTTCGCCTACGACGAGCGGCTACGGCTGCTGCCCGATTACCTCCAGCAGCTGGAGATGGAATCGAACGGCAAAAGCGTGACGGTGGATGGCAAGCCGAGCGGCCCGACCGCGCCGATCACCTGGGGCGGTGTAGGGACGGACGCGCAGCATGCCGTCTTCCAGCTTCTCCACCAAGGCACGCATCTGGTGCCGATCGACTTCATCGCCAGCATCGAGCCGGGCGATACGCTGGACGCGGCGCACCACACGATCCTGTTGATGAACTGCTTCGCCCAGGGCGCTGCGCTGATGGCAGGCAAAAGCTCAGACGATCCGCACCGCAATTATCCCGGTAACCGCCCCAGCGCGACAATCCTGTGCGACGATATCGACGCGGCAACCTTCGGTGCGCTGATCGCGTTCCACGAACACCGCACCTTCGCCAACGCCGTGCTGATGGACATCAACCCCTTCGACCAGTTCGGCGTGGAGCTGGGCAAGGAAATCGCGAAAAAGATTGAAAAGGGCGGCGAGCGGTTTGATGCGAGTACTGAGGCGCTACTAAAAGCTGCGGGGGTGGGGTGA
- a CDS encoding response regulator: MQHLIKRSTGPRASKAAPPTLAERLAANRKASQAAAAEALEQQEFEQVEDVLDLTEEAPLEAAPSSATANDTPANDTDAIVEAAKAARSGGAKPQASGKTCLVVDDSRVIRKVASKIASDLGFAVIEAEHGEEALVRCEQAMPDLVLTDWDMPVMDGPSFVSALREKPGGVAVKVVFCTSKGEAGDIHKGIGAGADDYIVKPFDDAAITAKLQKLGVI; encoded by the coding sequence ATGCAACATCTCATCAAGCGCAGCACCGGTCCCCGCGCAAGCAAGGCCGCTCCACCCACATTGGCTGAGCGTCTCGCCGCCAACCGCAAGGCTTCGCAGGCAGCCGCGGCTGAAGCGCTGGAACAGCAGGAGTTCGAGCAGGTTGAGGACGTGCTCGACCTGACGGAAGAGGCTCCGCTCGAGGCAGCACCGTCCAGTGCGACTGCCAACGATACCCCAGCCAACGATACCGATGCCATCGTCGAAGCGGCCAAGGCGGCGCGTTCGGGCGGCGCCAAGCCGCAAGCATCGGGCAAAACCTGCCTGGTAGTCGATGACAGCCGGGTGATCCGAAAAGTCGCAAGCAAGATCGCCAGCGACCTGGGCTTTGCCGTGATCGAGGCAGAGCACGGCGAAGAAGCGCTTGTCCGCTGCGAACAGGCCATGCCTGATCTCGTGCTGACCGATTGGGACATGCCGGTGATGGACGGCCCGAGCTTCGTCTCCGCTCTGCGCGAAAAGCCGGGCGGGGTGGCTGTGAAAGTCGTCTTCTGCACATCCAAAGGTGAGGCGGGCGACATCCACAAGGGCATCGGCGCAGGCGCGGATGATTACATCGTCAAACCGTTCGACGACGCGGCCATAACCGCGAAATTGCAAAAGCTTGGCGTGATCTGA
- a CDS encoding TspO/MBR family protein produces the protein MTFPLIFAIAWALILAAGGGLLTTIGEWYYDLKKPSWQPPDWLFGPAWTTIFALAAWAFVRSWDGAEAAGETSLLIALYVINGVANFVWSPMFFTLKRPDWALYEVPILWASVLALVLTLGRYDDLAPWLIVPYLAWVSFATVLNWKIVQINKPFGEASGG, from the coding sequence ATGACCTTCCCCCTCATCTTCGCGATCGCATGGGCGCTCATTCTCGCAGCGGGAGGAGGGCTGCTCACCACGATTGGCGAGTGGTACTATGATCTCAAGAAGCCGAGTTGGCAGCCGCCTGACTGGCTCTTCGGTCCGGCATGGACGACGATCTTCGCGCTGGCCGCGTGGGCTTTCGTGCGCAGTTGGGACGGGGCCGAAGCGGCGGGTGAGACATCGTTGCTCATCGCGCTTTACGTGATCAACGGTGTTGCCAATTTCGTCTGGTCGCCGATGTTCTTCACGCTCAAGCGGCCCGACTGGGCGCTGTATGAAGTACCGATCCTGTGGGCGAGCGTCCTCGCGCTGGTGCTGACGCTTGGCCGATACGACGATCTCGCGCCGTGGCTGATCGTGCCCTATCTCGCGTGGGTCAGCTTTGCGACGGTGCTCAATTGGAAGATCGTGCAGATCAACAAGCCTTTCGGCGAGGCGAGTGGCGGATAG
- a CDS encoding DEAD/DEAH box helicase has translation MTTKFSDLGLSQPVMQALDMQGYDTPTPIQAQAIPPVLKGRDLLGIAQTGTGKTAAFMLPSIDNLRAADNRIPFKSCRMLVLAPTRELAGQIAQSAKDYGALAGLKVHSIVGGTSVNKDRNKLHRGTDILVATPGRLLDLIDQKAFNLSGLEILVLDEADQMLDLGFIHALRRIRELAPAERQTLFFSATMPKQIKELVSGYCTNPVQVSVTPESTTAERIDQYLFMVQADEKQSLLELILSGRHDVPGKFERVLIFARTKHGCDRIVKKLSQVGIAANAIHGNKSQPQRQRALDEFKRAKTPVLIATDVAARGIDIPGVSHVINYELPNVPEQYVHRIGRTARAGADGIAIAFCAEDERAYLKDISKTTDAEFDRLPLPENFRAVVEGVGPTKRAQPTKQKRIHPKPRGKSAAMRGEGGGAAAPKKKHPARKGKPNHGPQGGGQNRGGKPGGNRGGSNSGGRSFNNRRSGGGNRNRGAGGAGGQGNSSRQG, from the coding sequence ATGACTACCAAATTTTCCGATCTCGGTCTGTCGCAGCCTGTAATGCAGGCGCTCGATATGCAGGGATATGACACGCCGACGCCGATCCAGGCGCAGGCCATTCCGCCTGTCCTCAAAGGCCGCGACCTCCTCGGTATTGCGCAAACGGGTACGGGCAAAACCGCTGCCTTCATGCTTCCCAGCATCGACAATCTGCGCGCAGCCGACAACCGCATCCCGTTCAAGTCCTGCCGCATGCTTGTGCTGGCTCCGACGCGTGAATTGGCGGGTCAGATCGCCCAGAGCGCCAAGGATTACGGCGCGCTTGCTGGCCTGAAGGTCCACTCGATCGTTGGCGGTACCAGCGTCAACAAGGATCGCAACAAGCTGCACCGGGGCACCGATATCCTTGTCGCGACACCTGGCCGCCTGCTCGACCTGATCGACCAGAAAGCATTCAACCTTTCGGGTCTCGAGATCCTCGTCCTGGACGAAGCGGACCAGATGCTCGACCTCGGCTTTATCCATGCGCTGCGCCGCATTCGTGAGCTGGCCCCGGCAGAGCGCCAGACGCTGTTCTTCAGCGCCACCATGCCCAAGCAGATCAAGGAGCTTGTCTCCGGCTATTGCACCAATCCGGTGCAGGTCAGCGTCACGCCCGAAAGCACGACGGCAGAGCGCATCGACCAGTACCTCTTCATGGTGCAGGCCGACGAAAAGCAGAGCCTGCTCGAGCTGATCCTGTCGGGGCGCCACGATGTGCCCGGTAAGTTCGAGCGCGTTCTCATTTTCGCGCGCACCAAGCATGGCTGCGACCGGATCGTGAAGAAGCTTTCGCAGGTGGGCATCGCCGCCAATGCCATTCACGGCAACAAGAGCCAGCCACAGCGCCAGCGCGCGCTCGACGAGTTCAAGCGGGCGAAGACGCCTGTACTGATCGCGACCGACGTTGCCGCACGCGGGATCGACATTCCGGGCGTGTCGCACGTGATCAATTACGAGCTGCCCAATGTGCCGGAGCAATATGTCCACCGCATCGGACGCACCGCGCGTGCGGGTGCAGACGGGATTGCGATCGCTTTCTGTGCCGAGGACGAGCGCGCCTATCTGAAGGATATTAGCAAGACGACCGACGCCGAATTCGATCGCCTGCCGTTGCCTGAAAACTTCCGCGCAGTCGTTGAAGGGGTTGGCCCCACGAAGCGGGCGCAGCCGACCAAGCAGAAACGCATACACCCCAAGCCGCGCGGGAAGTCCGCAGCGATGCGGGGCGAGGGCGGCGGCGCTGCCGCTCCCAAAAAGAAGCATCCTGCGCGCAAGGGCAAGCCCAATCACGGCCCGCAGGGTGGCGGTCAAAACCGTGGCGGCAAGCCCGGCGGAAATCGCGGCGGCAGCAATTCTGGCGGTCGCAGTTTCAACAATCGGCGCAGCGGTGGCGGCAATCGCAATCGCGGCGCTGGTGGAGCTGGCGGTCAGGGCAATTCATCGCGCCAAGGCTAA
- a CDS encoding PAS domain-containing sensor histidine kinase produces MDHADQQASATWRVSPDMMCFFHADGTFASVNPAWHRTLGWAPDELVGEPYIQFVHPDDVERSQEAFGEILAGRPVLRFENRYRHRDGGYRWLSWVAVPEDDMYFCSARDITIDREQARTIETQQEEASLREQFLAIIGHDLRNPLAALGSGLTILERRSEEESLLPIIKQMRSSVTRMNELIDNIMDFARVRLGDGIGLDIGEHDDLGESIARVIAEVSLVTPGLKYNFDNQSTRPVRCDASRVQQVVSNLLANAASHGDWDKPVQVVFCTKEDHFFVEVANGGDGMSANARQNLFQPFFRGEPEESKQGLGLGLYIVSEIVKAHDGRIDVESDDLETRFSLCIPG; encoded by the coding sequence ATGGACCACGCCGATCAGCAAGCGAGCGCAACCTGGCGGGTCTCCCCCGACATGATGTGCTTCTTTCACGCAGACGGAACATTTGCCTCGGTCAATCCGGCCTGGCACCGCACGCTTGGCTGGGCGCCAGACGAGCTTGTCGGCGAGCCATACATTCAGTTCGTCCACCCAGATGATGTCGAACGCTCGCAGGAGGCTTTTGGCGAAATTCTCGCGGGCCGACCGGTCCTGCGCTTCGAGAACCGCTACCGTCACCGCGATGGTGGCTATCGCTGGCTGTCCTGGGTCGCGGTGCCGGAGGATGACATGTATTTCTGCTCTGCCCGCGACATCACGATCGACCGCGAGCAGGCGCGCACGATCGAGACGCAGCAGGAGGAAGCGAGCCTGCGCGAACAATTCCTCGCCATCATCGGGCACGATCTGCGCAATCCTCTGGCCGCACTCGGGTCCGGATTGACGATACTGGAGCGGCGCAGTGAGGAAGAAAGCCTGCTCCCCATCATCAAGCAGATGCGCAGCAGCGTCACGCGCATGAATGAGCTGATCGACAACATTATGGATTTTGCCCGCGTCCGGCTTGGCGATGGGATCGGGCTGGACATCGGCGAGCATGACGATCTGGGCGAATCCATTGCGCGCGTGATCGCGGAGGTCAGCCTTGTTACGCCGGGGCTGAAATACAATTTTGATAACCAATCGACGCGGCCCGTGCGCTGCGATGCTTCGCGTGTTCAGCAGGTTGTATCGAACCTGCTCGCGAATGCAGCGAGCCACGGCGACTGGGATAAACCCGTCCAAGTTGTCTTTTGCACGAAGGAGGATCATTTCTTCGTGGAAGTCGCCAATGGAGGCGATGGCATGAGCGCCAATGCGCGGCAGAACCTGTTCCAGCCGTTCTTCCGGGGCGAACCGGAGGAAAGCAAGCAGGGTTTGGGGCTGGGTCTGTACATCGTGTCCGAAATCGTGAAGGCGCATGATGGGCGTATCGATGTGGAGTCCGACGATCTTGAAACGCGGTTTTCGCTCTGCATTCCAGGATAG